A genomic region of Miscanthus floridulus cultivar M001 chromosome 3, ASM1932011v1, whole genome shotgun sequence contains the following coding sequences:
- the LOC136545824 gene encoding expansin-B11-like, translating into MAKLCTSLLAAVVVLSLLVSPIACTRKFNKPKPKPASHRRPVTAPKPKPKPVSYKPAPVAAKPPRSNHTATTTPSPIVYAGGWLSGAGATYYGATNGDGSDGGACGYQTAVGKKPFDSMIAAGSTPLYRGGEGCGACYEVKCTTNAACSGQPVTIVITDQSPGDLFPGEVEHFDMSGTAMGAMARPGMEDKLRAGGVLRIQYRRVPCKYPGVNVAFKVDQGANPFYFDVLIEFEDDDGDLNAVDLMEAGSSVWTPMAHNWGATWRLNNGRKLNAPFGLRLTSDSGRVLVANNAIPAAWKPGKTYRSLVNYP; encoded by the exons ATGGCGAAGCTTTGCACTTCGCTGTTGGCCGCAGTGGTGGTCCTCTCACTCCTAGTGAGCCCCATTGCCTGCACCCGAAAGTTCAACAAGCCCAAGCCAAAGCCGGCCAGCCACAGGCGGCCGGTGACTGCgcccaagccaaagccaaaaccgGTCAGCTACAAGCCGGCGCCTGTGGCGGCCAAGCCTCCCCGCAGCAACCACACCGCTACAACCACGCCATCGCCGATTGTCTACGCCGGTGGCTGGCTGTCGGGCGCCGGCGCCACGTACTACGGCGCGACCAACGGCGACGGGAGCGACG GCGGCGCGTGCGGCTACCAGACGGCCGTCGGAAAGAAGCCGTTCGACTCGATGATCGCCGCCGGGAGCACGCCACTGTACAGGGGTGGCGAGGGCTGCGGCGCCTGCTACGAGGTGAAATGCACGACCAACGCCGCGTGCTCCGGCCAGCCCGTGACCATCGTAATCACCGACCAATCCCCTGGCGACCTGTTCCCCGGCGAGGTTGAGCACTTTGACATGAGCGGCACCGCCATGGGCGCCATGGCGCGGCCCGGCATGGAGGACAAGCTCCGCGCTGGCGGCGTGCTCAGGATCCAGTACAGGAGGGTGCCGTGCAAGTACCCCGGCGTGAACGTCGCGTTTAAGGTGGACCAGGGCGCGAACCCGTTCTACTTCGACGTGCTGATCGAGTtcgaggacgacgacggcgacctCAACGCCGTCGACCTGATGGAAGCTGGCAGCAGCGTCTGGACGCCCATGGCGCACAACTGGGGAGCGACGTGGCGCCTCAACAACGGCAGGAAGCTCAATGCGCCGTTCGGGCTCCGGCTCACCTCTGACTCCGGCAGGGTGCTCGTCGCCAACAACGCCATCCCGGCCGCGTGGAAGCCCGGCAAGACCTACCGTTCCTTGGTCAACTACCCCTGA